A genomic window from Pseudogulbenkiania sp. MAI-1 includes:
- the nemA gene encoding N-ethylmaleimide reductase, whose product MQADKLLTPLRLGAVTLNNRVLMAPLTRLRNLEPGDVPGPHAAEYYRQRAGAGLIINEGTHISPTAKGYAGAPGIYSEEQVRAWRQVTDTVHAEGGKIAIQLWHTGRISHHVLQPNGEAPVAPSAIKADSNTNVRDDNGQLIRVPTTEPRALETAEVEDLLEDFRRATDNARRAGFDLVEIHAAHGYLLDQFLSPAANVRTDQYGGSVENRARLVLEVLDAVIGEWDAEHVGIRLSPLGVFNGLSETDQQEMALYLIGAIAQRKIAYLHLSEPDWAGGPKWPDEFRRAVRQAYPHPIVAAGGYTVGKAEELLHAGLIDAVAFGRPFIANPDLPARFAKGAALNEPQPATFYGGGAEGYTDYPVLN is encoded by the coding sequence ATGCAAGCCGACAAACTGCTCACCCCGCTGCGCCTGGGCGCCGTGACGCTGAACAACCGCGTGCTGATGGCGCCGCTGACCCGCCTGCGCAACCTCGAGCCGGGCGACGTCCCCGGCCCGCACGCCGCCGAATACTACCGCCAGCGCGCCGGCGCCGGCCTGATCATCAACGAGGGCACCCATATCTCGCCCACCGCCAAGGGCTACGCCGGCGCGCCGGGCATCTACAGCGAGGAGCAGGTCCGGGCCTGGCGGCAGGTGACCGACACCGTGCACGCGGAGGGCGGCAAGATCGCCATCCAGCTGTGGCACACCGGCCGCATCTCGCACCACGTGCTGCAACCGAACGGCGAGGCGCCGGTGGCGCCGTCGGCGATCAAGGCCGACAGCAATACCAATGTGCGCGACGACAACGGCCAGCTGATCCGCGTGCCGACCACCGAGCCGCGCGCGCTGGAAACGGCGGAGGTGGAGGATCTGCTCGAAGACTTCCGCCGCGCCACCGACAACGCCCGCCGCGCCGGCTTCGACCTGGTGGAAATCCACGCCGCGCACGGCTACCTGCTGGACCAGTTCCTGTCGCCGGCCGCCAACGTGCGCACCGACCAGTACGGCGGCAGCGTGGAAAACCGCGCGCGCCTGGTGCTGGAGGTGCTGGACGCGGTGATCGGGGAATGGGACGCCGAGCACGTCGGCATCCGCCTCTCGCCGCTGGGCGTGTTCAACGGCCTGTCGGAAACCGATCAGCAGGAGATGGCGCTGTATCTGATCGGAGCAATCGCCCAGCGCAAGATCGCCTACCTGCACCTGTCGGAGCCGGACTGGGCCGGCGGGCCGAAGTGGCCGGACGAATTCCGCCGCGCCGTACGCCAGGCCTACCCGCACCCCATCGTCGCCGCCGGCGGCTACACCGTGGGCAAGGCCGAAGAGCTGCTGCACGCCGGGCTGATCGACGCCGTGGCCTTCGGCCGCCCCTTCATCGCCAACCCGGACCTGCCGGCGCGCTTCGCCAAGGGAGCCGCGCTCAACGAGCCGCAACCGGCCACCTTCTACGGCGGTGGCGCCGAGGGGTATACGGACTATCCGGTGCTGAATTAA
- a CDS encoding DUF2282 domain-containing protein yields MNTTRTLIASALGAVVALGTLAAAPASAAEKEKCYGIAKAGQNDCASAAGTHSCAGQAKVDKDPNDWKYVAKGSCEKMGGMMQPAKK; encoded by the coding sequence ATGAACACTACCCGTACCTTGATCGCCTCCGCCCTCGGCGCCGTCGTCGCGCTGGGCACCCTTGCCGCCGCCCCGGCCAGCGCCGCCGAGAAGGAAAAATGCTACGGCATCGCCAAGGCAGGCCAGAACGACTGCGCCTCGGCTGCCGGCACCCACTCCTGCGCCGGCCAAGCCAAGGTAGACAAGGACCCGAACGACTGGAAATACGTCGCCAAAGGTAGCTGCGAGAAGATGGGCGGCATGATGCAGCCCGCCAAGAAGTAA
- a CDS encoding 6-pyruvoyl tetrahydropterin synthase family protein: MPFDAEGNYTGHSYLVRLMLAGELDSAMGWLLDFGDVKDRFKPVYRQLDHNPLDQLAGIRNGHPASVAEWVHAELSPLVPELARIDLMEHDERGVSLLFKDDMRWPLL, from the coding sequence GTGCCGTTCGACGCCGAGGGCAACTACACCGGCCACAGCTACCTGGTCCGGCTGATGCTGGCGGGCGAGCTCGACAGCGCCATGGGCTGGCTGCTCGACTTCGGCGACGTCAAGGACCGCTTCAAGCCGGTCTACCGCCAGCTCGACCACAACCCGCTCGACCAGCTCGCCGGCATCCGCAACGGCCACCCCGCCTCGGTGGCGGAATGGGTGCACGCCGAGCTGTCGCCGCTGGTACCGGAGCTGGCGCGCATCGACCTGATGGAGCATGACGAGCGCGGCGTGTCCTTGCTGTTCAAGGACGACATGCGCTGGCCGCTGCTGTAA
- a CDS encoding DUF2282 domain-containing protein: MTASRALIASALGAVVALGTLAAAPAMAAEKEKCFGVAKAGKNDCASAAGTHSCAGQSKVDNDPNDWKFVAKGSCEKMGGTLQPAKK, from the coding sequence ATGACTGCATCCCGTGCCCTGATCGCCTCCGCCCTCGGCGCCGTCGTCGCGCTCGGCACCCTCGCCGCCGCCCCGGCCATGGCGGCAGAAAAAGAAAAGTGCTTCGGCGTCGCCAAAGCCGGCAAGAACGACTGCGCCTCGGCCGCCGGCACCCACTCCTGCGCCGGCCAGTCCAAGGTCGACAACGACCCGAACGACTGGAAATTCGTCGCCAAGGGCAGTTGCGAAAAGATGGGCGGCACGCTGCAGCCGGCCAAGAAGTAA
- a CDS encoding PLP-dependent aminotransferase family protein, with amino-acid sequence MTVSAEHWPIAATHPVPLTTQIVDYCSDNIRRQLWPAGARLPSIRALAERYPVSRFTVAEAYERLVARGLIQARHGAGYFVAGQRHERHGREAHPADSALSREVELMRRNLAGNLRWQAGVGSLPSAWLAEGPLAAEWRALGQAAPRLVGYGSPQGYLPLREALVQKLEGLGLTLSPAQLVTTTSATHALDLILRLTTTPGDTVLVDDPGFYNFHAALRLARVNVVGIPRTPHGPDTDALADALRQHRPRLFLTVSALHNPTGSTLTLPVAHKVLRLLEQWNCLAVEDDIYADFEARPGVRLAALDGLARVIYLASFTKTLSANLRCGYIAADAGRIAALTDIKLITGMTTPEAVETLVYRLLTGGRYRRHVDGLRKRLAPLRSDALARLKGLGFTPWHEPTEGFLLWAEAPAGVDVEAWTERARSAGLLLAPGRYFSPAGAPSRHLRFNVAQCGDAELWQTLESTLHG; translated from the coding sequence ATGACAGTTTCCGCCGAACACTGGCCGATCGCCGCCACCCATCCGGTACCGCTCACCACCCAGATCGTCGATTACTGCAGCGACAACATCCGCCGCCAGCTGTGGCCGGCCGGGGCGCGCCTGCCGTCGATCCGCGCCCTGGCCGAGCGCTACCCCGTGAGCCGCTTCACCGTGGCCGAGGCCTACGAGCGGCTGGTGGCGCGCGGGCTGATCCAGGCCCGCCACGGCGCCGGCTATTTCGTCGCCGGCCAGCGCCACGAACGGCACGGGCGGGAGGCGCACCCGGCCGACAGCGCGCTCTCGCGCGAGGTGGAGCTGATGCGGCGCAATCTGGCCGGCAACCTGCGCTGGCAGGCCGGCGTCGGCAGCCTGCCGTCGGCGTGGCTGGCCGAAGGGCCGCTCGCCGCCGAGTGGCGCGCACTCGGCCAGGCCGCGCCGCGCCTGGTCGGCTACGGCAGCCCACAGGGCTATCTGCCGCTGCGCGAGGCGCTGGTGCAGAAACTGGAAGGCCTGGGGCTGACGCTGTCGCCGGCACAGCTCGTCACCACCACCAGCGCCACCCACGCGCTCGACCTGATCCTGCGCCTGACCACCACGCCGGGCGACACCGTGCTGGTGGACGACCCCGGCTTCTACAACTTCCACGCCGCGCTGCGGCTGGCGCGCGTCAACGTGGTCGGTATCCCGCGCACGCCGCACGGCCCGGATACCGATGCCCTGGCCGACGCGCTGCGCCAGCACCGCCCACGGCTGTTCCTCACCGTCAGTGCGCTGCACAACCCGACCGGCAGCACGCTGACGCTGCCGGTGGCGCACAAGGTGCTGCGGCTCCTGGAGCAGTGGAACTGCCTGGCGGTGGAGGACGACATCTACGCCGACTTCGAGGCGCGCCCCGGCGTGCGGCTGGCGGCGCTGGACGGCCTGGCGCGGGTGATCTACCTCGCCAGCTTCACCAAGACGCTGTCGGCCAACCTGCGCTGCGGTTACATCGCCGCCGACGCCGGGCGCATCGCCGCGCTCACCGACATCAAGCTGATCACCGGCATGACCACGCCGGAAGCGGTGGAAACGCTGGTCTACCGCCTGCTCACCGGCGGGCGCTACCGGCGCCACGTCGACGGCCTGCGCAAGCGGCTGGCCCCGTTGCGCAGCGACGCCCTCGCCCGGCTCAAGGGCCTGGGCTTCACGCCCTGGCACGAGCCGACCGAAGGCTTCCTGCTGTGGGCCGAGGCGCCGGCCGGCGTCGACGTCGAGGCCTGGACCGAACGCGCCCGCAGCGCCGGCCTGCTGCTGGCGCCGGGGCGCTACTTCAGCCCGGCGGGCGCGCCCAGCCGCCACCTGCGCTTCAACGTGGCGCAGTGCGGCGACGCGGAGCTGTGGCAAACGCTGGAAAGCACGCTGCACGGCTGA
- the queC gene encoding 7-cyano-7-deazaguanine synthase QueC, with the protein MNSNDKALVVLSGGQDSTTCLYWALQRFGAGNVEAVTFDYGQRHRVELDCAKTIAALAGVPHTVLPIDTFAAIGGNALTDASITPEQGARADDDTELPNTFVPGRNLIFLSFAAAFGYTRGARHLVTGVAQTDYSGYPDCRENTLKALELALRLGLDSRVELHTPLMYLSKAETVHLAERVGALEALAFSHTCYNGEQPPCGHCAACELRARGFAEAGVADPLVERFRQG; encoded by the coding sequence ATGAATTCAAACGACAAAGCCCTCGTCGTCCTGTCCGGCGGCCAGGACTCCACCACCTGCCTCTACTGGGCACTGCAGCGCTTCGGCGCCGGCAACGTGGAAGCCGTCACCTTCGACTACGGCCAGCGCCACCGCGTCGAGCTCGACTGCGCCAAGACCATCGCCGCGCTGGCCGGCGTGCCGCACACCGTGCTGCCGATCGACACCTTCGCCGCCATCGGCGGCAACGCACTGACCGACGCCAGCATCACGCCGGAACAAGGTGCCCGCGCCGACGACGACACCGAGCTGCCCAACACCTTCGTGCCCGGCCGCAACCTGATCTTCCTCAGCTTCGCCGCCGCCTTCGGCTACACTCGCGGCGCGCGCCACCTGGTAACCGGCGTGGCGCAGACCGACTACTCCGGCTACCCGGATTGCCGCGAGAACACGCTGAAGGCGCTGGAGCTGGCGCTACGCCTGGGCCTCGACTCCCGGGTGGAACTGCACACCCCGCTGATGTACCTGTCCAAGGCCGAAACGGTGCATCTGGCCGAACGGGTCGGCGCGCTGGAAGCACTGGCCTTCAGCCACACCTGCTACAACGGCGAGCAGCCGCCGTGCGGCCACTGCGCCGCCTGCGAGCTGCGCGCCAGGGGCTTTGCCGAGGCCGGCGTAGCCGACCCGCTGGTCGAACGTTTCCGCCAGGGCTGA
- a CDS encoding DMT family transporter, translating into MSNTASRPLAGLLWGLAGVACFSGTLTASRLASFELDPIFIGLGRALLPALLGGLLLWLTGSPRPTPGQWRRLALVAGGVVIGFPVFSTLAVAQVPASHAAVFGGLLPLATAAFATWRGGERPRPLFWLFALTGSALVVGYAWWQAEGGWQGADGWMLLAILLCGIGYAEGGRLARELGSWQTICWALLLAAPFLLLPVWWYRPAAITHWQTWAGFAYVSLISMFIGFFIWYRGLALGGVARVSQVQLLQPFGMMLTGMLVLGEQLNPGMLLVTAGVVVCVALGRKAV; encoded by the coding sequence ATGAGCAACACCGCCTCGCGGCCCCTGGCCGGCCTGTTGTGGGGGCTGGCCGGCGTGGCCTGTTTCAGCGGCACGCTGACCGCCTCGCGTCTGGCTTCGTTCGAGCTCGACCCGATCTTCATCGGCCTGGGGCGCGCCTTGCTGCCCGCGCTGCTGGGCGGGCTGTTGCTGTGGCTGACGGGCTCTCCCAGACCGACGCCGGGCCAGTGGCGCCGGCTGGCGCTGGTGGCGGGCGGCGTGGTGATCGGTTTCCCGGTGTTCTCCACCCTCGCCGTGGCGCAGGTGCCGGCCTCGCACGCGGCGGTGTTCGGCGGGCTGCTGCCCTTGGCCACGGCGGCCTTCGCCACCTGGCGCGGCGGCGAGCGGCCACGCCCCTTGTTCTGGCTGTTCGCGCTGACCGGCAGCGCGCTGGTGGTGGGGTACGCCTGGTGGCAGGCAGAGGGCGGCTGGCAGGGGGCGGATGGCTGGATGCTGCTGGCCATCCTGCTGTGCGGCATCGGCTACGCCGAGGGCGGGCGGCTGGCGCGCGAACTGGGCAGCTGGCAGACCATCTGCTGGGCGCTGCTGCTGGCCGCACCGTTCCTGCTGTTGCCGGTGTGGTGGTATCGGCCGGCGGCCATCACCCACTGGCAGACCTGGGCCGGTTTCGCCTACGTCAGCCTGATCAGCATGTTCATCGGCTTCTTCATCTGGTATCGCGGCCTGGCGCTGGGCGGGGTGGCGCGGGTCAGCCAGGTGCAGCTGTTGCAGCCCTTCGGCATGATGCTGACCGGCATGTTGGTGTTGGGGGAGCAGCTCAATCCCGGCATGTTGCTGGTGACGGCGGGTGTCGTGGTGTGCGTCGCGCTGGGACGCAAGGCGGTGTGA
- the queE gene encoding 7-carboxy-7-deazaguanine synthase, which produces MYTVKEIFYTLQGEGRQAGRAAVFCRFAGCNLWSGKERHRAQAICQFCDTDFVGTGPDGGKFKKAEQLAERIASEWPSDAGGTPFVVCTGGEPLLQLDTALIDALHARGFEVAVETNGTVAAPPGIDWLCVSPKAGAPLLQTSGHELKLVYPQPTLPPESVAGLAFEHFYLQPMDGPDVAANTRAAIAYCMAQPQWRLSVQTHKVLQIR; this is translated from the coding sequence ATGTACACCGTCAAGGAAATCTTCTACACGCTGCAGGGCGAAGGCCGCCAGGCCGGCCGTGCCGCGGTGTTCTGCCGCTTTGCCGGCTGTAACCTGTGGAGCGGCAAGGAGCGCCACCGCGCCCAGGCGATCTGCCAGTTCTGCGATACCGACTTCGTCGGCACCGGCCCGGACGGTGGCAAGTTCAAGAAAGCCGAGCAGCTCGCCGAGCGTATCGCTTCTGAATGGCCGAGCGACGCCGGCGGCACGCCGTTCGTGGTCTGTACCGGCGGCGAGCCGCTGCTGCAGCTCGACACCGCCCTGATCGACGCGCTGCACGCGCGCGGCTTCGAGGTGGCGGTGGAAACCAACGGCACCGTGGCCGCGCCGCCCGGCATCGACTGGCTGTGCGTCAGCCCCAAGGCCGGCGCGCCGCTGCTGCAAACCTCCGGCCACGAGCTGAAGCTGGTCTACCCCCAGCCGACGCTGCCGCCGGAGAGCGTGGCCGGCCTCGCCTTCGAGCACTTTTACCTGCAGCCGATGGACGGCCCCGACGTCGCCGCCAACACCCGCGCCGCCATCGCCTACTGCATGGCGCAGCCGCAATGGCGGCTGTCGGTGCAGACCCACAAGGTGCTGCAGATCCGCTGA